Proteins co-encoded in one Bremerella sp. TYQ1 genomic window:
- a CDS encoding P27 family phage terminase small subunit: MAKRKSKAPSHLREATQQWFLAVLDDFELESYHVKLLTLASEAWDRAEEAREAIQQHGITYIDRFGSPKARPEVAIERDARIAFARLLRDLALDVDAPSGGESRPPAITPNASRRR; the protein is encoded by the coding sequence ATGGCAAAGCGAAAGAGCAAAGCACCGTCACACCTTCGAGAGGCCACCCAGCAGTGGTTCTTAGCCGTTTTAGACGACTTCGAACTGGAATCATACCACGTCAAACTGCTGACGCTTGCGAGCGAAGCCTGGGACCGTGCAGAGGAAGCAAGGGAGGCAATTCAGCAACATGGCATCACTTATATCGATCGTTTTGGCAGCCCCAAGGCACGCCCTGAAGTGGCTATCGAAAGGGATGCTCGAATTGCATTCGCTCGGCTGCTTCGCGACTTGGCCTTGGACGTAGACGCACCAAGCGGTGGGGAATCACGGCCACCGGCGATCACCCCTAATGCATCACGGAGACGGTAG
- a CDS encoding S49 family peptidase: protein MHRGYSFHPDGILPATQDRNELKLTMENRIVSPFRNNEVLAITEEGYRHLLTEMAGGRASRQHPEPKARGGVAIIPIHGTTVYFDSHFGVNTVRIGDAIEAAANTKGISRIILDIDSPGGTAAGNIELADRILVASMKTPVVAIANPLAASAAYYFGSAANRFYVTPSGDGGSIGTYTMHVDESEMLKKMGIKIKIIKAGKFKAEGNSFQPLTPESEKYIQSQINELNSDFVRTVARNRGVSVSYVEENFGQGRTMVARQAVAAGLFDGIRTLPNLIAQSSNEKGQRSVRSMTNDARFTEKLQEAWHNGYASQFEHMSDARRDQLVLQRRDREKVDRIKQLTAGLHNGNGSR from the coding sequence ATGCATCGAGGCTATTCGTTCCACCCTGATGGAATACTTCCAGCGACTCAAGATAGAAACGAATTAAAGCTAACCATGGAAAACCGTATCGTCAGTCCGTTTAGGAACAATGAAGTTCTCGCTATCACAGAAGAGGGATATCGCCATCTTCTTACCGAGATGGCAGGAGGTCGAGCCAGTCGGCAACACCCAGAACCTAAGGCACGTGGTGGCGTGGCAATCATCCCAATTCATGGAACGACGGTCTATTTCGATTCTCATTTTGGTGTGAATACGGTTCGCATTGGCGATGCCATAGAAGCAGCAGCAAACACTAAGGGCATCTCTCGCATTATCCTCGATATCGACAGTCCAGGTGGAACGGCGGCAGGTAACATTGAACTAGCCGACCGCATCTTGGTAGCGAGCATGAAAACCCCAGTCGTAGCAATCGCCAACCCGTTAGCAGCATCGGCAGCATACTATTTTGGAAGTGCTGCGAATCGATTCTATGTCACTCCTTCAGGCGATGGAGGCAGCATTGGAACATACACAATGCACGTGGATGAATCCGAGATGCTGAAAAAAATGGGTATCAAGATAAAGATCATAAAGGCTGGCAAATTCAAGGCAGAGGGAAATAGCTTTCAGCCCCTAACCCCAGAATCGGAAAAGTACATTCAAAGCCAGATAAACGAGCTTAATAGCGATTTCGTGCGTACCGTGGCCCGCAATCGTGGTGTGTCTGTTTCTTACGTCGAAGAGAACTTTGGCCAGGGTCGAACGATGGTCGCCAGGCAGGCAGTTGCAGCGGGTTTATTCGACGGCATTCGCACGCTTCCAAACCTAATAGCTCAATCATCGAACGAAAAAGGCCAGCGTTCAGTGCGATCTATGACCAACGATGCTAGGTTCACCGAAAAGTTGCAAGAGGCTTGGCACAACGGGTATGCGAGCCAATTTGAGCACATGAGTGACGCGAGACGCGATCAGCTCGTACTACAGAGAAGAGATCGCGAAAAGGTAGACCGAATCAAACAACTCACGGCAGGTTTACACAATGGCAATGGCAGCCGTTGA
- a CDS encoding tape measure protein codes for MAASNVIANLKIMLSASWNKLKSDFNKAGKTVKGFSGNVSTMSSSISKSLTLINPKVLALTASLGALGLMVGGAKWGVQLASDAEQAEVALSTMLGSMDAAKTLLSDLEKFAAATPFGTEELVQSTRQLTAFGVQAGDIMSTMKMLGDLSSGIGAPLNEIAEIFGKAKVQGRLFAEDINQFQGRGIPIVQALADTLKTSTDNIREMVKDGKVGFTQLQAAFQHLTSEGSQFGGMMEKQSQTLHGLWSTFTDELALIAKENWGILNELLKEMLRWAIPLVKHLSDAARNMRELLGVADNFQRVDLATEAFKAPAMMLDEMGESLKQSGKELKKDFIDIASIARDVSGMRFGGPAGAFERRTTEGFSAALAAQREVNDRDRRIIELGKRILEKMDQQIQATKESAPQVTRRRV; via the coding sequence ATGGCAGCAAGCAACGTCATCGCCAATCTGAAAATCATGCTTTCGGCTTCATGGAATAAGCTGAAGAGCGACTTCAATAAGGCGGGGAAGACCGTTAAGGGCTTTAGTGGAAATGTATCCACCATGAGCAGCAGTATTTCCAAGAGTCTCACCTTGATAAACCCAAAAGTGCTTGCGCTCACAGCTTCACTTGGTGCGTTGGGCCTAATGGTAGGTGGTGCAAAATGGGGCGTCCAACTTGCCTCCGACGCTGAGCAAGCTGAAGTAGCACTGTCAACCATGTTGGGAAGCATGGATGCAGCGAAAACACTACTGAGCGACCTGGAGAAATTCGCCGCGGCTACGCCATTTGGAACTGAAGAACTTGTACAGTCGACACGGCAGTTGACCGCGTTTGGCGTCCAAGCTGGTGACATCATGTCGACCATGAAGATGCTCGGCGATCTTTCTTCAGGAATCGGAGCTCCCCTCAATGAGATTGCAGAGATCTTTGGCAAAGCGAAGGTACAGGGGCGATTGTTCGCTGAAGACATTAATCAGTTCCAAGGGAGAGGTATTCCGATTGTTCAGGCGCTGGCGGATACCCTTAAAACGTCAACCGACAACATTCGAGAAATGGTGAAGGATGGGAAAGTCGGATTCACCCAATTGCAAGCAGCTTTCCAACATTTAACCTCTGAGGGCTCGCAATTCGGCGGAATGATGGAGAAGCAGTCCCAGACGCTTCATGGCTTGTGGTCGACATTTACGGATGAACTCGCATTGATTGCGAAAGAGAACTGGGGAATCTTGAACGAGTTACTAAAGGAAATGCTCCGATGGGCAATTCCGTTGGTTAAACACCTTTCTGACGCTGCCCGCAACATGAGGGAACTTCTAGGGGTAGCGGACAACTTCCAGCGAGTCGACTTGGCGACAGAAGCATTCAAGGCTCCGGCAATGATGCTTGACGAAATGGGGGAAAGCCTTAAGCAAAGCGGCAAAGAACTAAAGAAAGATTTCATTGATATAGCATCGATTGCACGCGATGTAAGCGGGATGAGATTCGGTGGTCCTGCTGGAGCGTTTGAGCGGAGAACGACAGAGGGCTTTTCGGCAGCCCTAGCGGCCCAGCGAGAAGTCAATGACAGAGATCGACGGATCATCGAGCTAGGTAAGCGGATACTTGAAAAGATGGACCAACAGATACAGGCAACCAAGGAAAGCGCCCCTCAGGTTACACGAAGGAGAGTTTAG
- a CDS encoding helix-turn-helix domain-containing protein, which produces MTKHPKLTKTEVDRILKLLDEGQTKTEVAGQFGISQTAVNSILDGRHPLSPYHEKKTESASKYQRCPSCGAKVLAPCMYCAMTRGERIEEFPKVVIAGDGRGYGRSMEGYLEETSRWKSQNVSSNATAPSTSKMQHTDRQDGHLFIWTDTQNRTVNVYR; this is translated from the coding sequence ATGACGAAACACCCGAAACTAACGAAGACCGAAGTCGATCGGATTTTAAAGCTGCTGGATGAAGGCCAGACGAAGACCGAGGTAGCTGGCCAATTCGGTATCAGCCAAACAGCGGTTAACTCAATCTTGGATGGCCGGCACCCGTTGTCGCCGTACCACGAGAAGAAGACTGAATCCGCCAGCAAGTATCAGCGGTGTCCATCGTGTGGGGCGAAGGTGTTGGCGCCGTGCATGTATTGCGCGATGACGCGAGGTGAACGGATTGAAGAGTTTCCCAAGGTGGTAATTGCTGGTGATGGGCGTGGGTATGGGCGATCGATGGAGGGCTATCTGGAAGAAACTTCCAGATGGAAAAGCCAAAACGTCTCGTCGAACGCAACGGCACCGTCTACGAGCAAGATGCAACATACAGACAGGCAAGATGGCCATCTGTTCATTTGGACAGATACGCAGAATCGTACTGTAAATGTTTACAGATAG
- a CDS encoding helix-turn-helix domain-containing protein: MEDESKRIAPIERLLLRKEELAKSLGISARTIQEWERDFGLPTVRIGSSVRYSPKQVQKWIDRLHEQERDAIDSTAEIKE, from the coding sequence GTGGAAGACGAATCAAAACGTATCGCGCCAATTGAACGCCTGCTACTTCGCAAAGAAGAACTGGCAAAATCACTTGGGATTTCCGCACGCACTATTCAAGAGTGGGAGCGTGATTTCGGGTTACCAACTGTTCGGATTGGATCAAGTGTTCGATACAGCCCCAAGCAAGTTCAGAAATGGATTGATCGACTGCACGAACAGGAACGCGACGCCATTGATTCAACCGCTGAAATAAAGGAGTGA
- a CDS encoding site-specific integrase, producing the protein MEDIKVLITKREGRPFWMAYYVDPITGKQKFRSTKTTSKRDADKFAGKWEDELRSGRYKAPSKITWEEFTDRFLLEHCAGLAPATSTKYQGAFNRFQTITGIVSLRDATTELISEFQTKVRESGTSEATLACYLRHLKSALRWGVGMGMIHQQPKIKMPKRVKGASIMKGRPISGEEFDRMVAKVPKVCGVDVATDWENLLRGLWLSGLRISEALNLYWEGDKGIVVLLDLKRPMLMIPAEAEKGYKDRLLPITPDFVEFLQKTPESQRRGRVFPLRRRDNVPMTCVFGIGKRISEIGEAAGVKVKDTGKVRTLEDGTEEPIVKYASAHDLRRSFGHRWSRKVMPAVLQALMRHESINTTMMFYVGQEAESVADAVWEAARMNDSMNASPDGTNSGDSETPENVSK; encoded by the coding sequence GTGGAAGACATCAAGGTACTGATCACTAAGCGTGAAGGCCGACCATTCTGGATGGCCTACTACGTGGATCCCATCACAGGAAAACAGAAGTTCCGATCGACTAAGACCACCAGCAAAAGAGATGCTGACAAGTTCGCCGGCAAGTGGGAGGATGAGCTTCGCAGTGGTCGCTATAAGGCTCCTTCGAAGATCACGTGGGAAGAATTCACCGACCGCTTTTTGCTCGAGCACTGCGCCGGCTTGGCACCAGCCACGTCCACAAAGTACCAAGGCGCATTCAATCGCTTTCAAACCATCACAGGCATTGTCAGTCTACGCGATGCTACGACTGAGTTGATAAGCGAATTCCAGACGAAAGTGCGTGAGAGCGGCACCAGCGAGGCGACACTGGCTTGCTACCTTCGACATTTAAAGTCGGCTCTGCGATGGGGCGTCGGCATGGGCATGATTCACCAGCAGCCGAAAATCAAAATGCCCAAGCGAGTGAAGGGCGCCAGCATCATGAAGGGCCGACCGATCAGCGGCGAAGAGTTCGACCGGATGGTTGCCAAGGTGCCGAAGGTTTGCGGGGTAGATGTTGCGACCGATTGGGAAAATCTACTTCGCGGTCTATGGCTATCTGGTCTGCGAATCAGTGAAGCCCTCAATCTTTACTGGGAAGGCGATAAAGGGATTGTCGTTCTCCTAGACCTAAAACGCCCCATGCTGATGATCCCCGCCGAAGCAGAGAAGGGCTACAAGGACCGCCTATTGCCCATCACGCCCGATTTCGTGGAGTTTCTACAGAAGACGCCAGAAAGCCAACGGCGTGGTCGCGTGTTTCCGCTTCGTCGACGTGACAACGTTCCTATGACATGCGTCTTTGGAATCGGAAAACGGATCAGCGAGATTGGCGAGGCGGCAGGGGTGAAGGTGAAGGACACCGGAAAGGTCCGCACGCTGGAAGATGGAACCGAAGAACCTATCGTAAAGTACGCCAGCGCTCATGACCTACGTCGATCATTTGGACATCGATGGTCCCGTAAAGTCATGCCAGCCGTGCTCCAAGCCCTGATGCGTCACGAGAGCATTAACACCACGATGATGTTCTATGTTGGGCAGGAAGCCGAGAGTGTAGCCGACGCTGTATGGGAAGCGGCAAGAATGAACGATTCTATGAACGCTAGCCCAGATGGAACGAATTCCGGCGACAGCGAGACACCGGAAAACGTTTCCAAATAA
- the pyrF gene encoding orotidine-5'-phosphate decarboxylase produces MANFSDRLRDGIVRTAAPVVVGLDPRFESLPQALLGDHRGTHDPKVKAGLYLVFCREIIDAVCEHVPAVKPQSAFFEELGPAGMIVLAEVIQYAREKGLLVILDAKRNDIGSTATAYAKGMLGANSPWQADCLTISPYLGDDSLTPFVDTATQNDAGLFCLVKTSNPGGKMLQDLVVDDQPIYRHVGAYVEGLAKQTIGECGLGAVGAVVGATYPEQLAELRQAMPSTWFLVPGYGSQGGGAKDVAGGFNDAGLGSIVNNSRGIIFAYSREPFASKYEPSQWQRAVEDATLEMIADLQAETTAGKLKA; encoded by the coding sequence ATGGCCAATTTTTCGGATCGGCTTCGTGACGGGATTGTTCGGACTGCTGCTCCAGTTGTTGTAGGTTTGGATCCGCGATTCGAATCGCTTCCCCAGGCATTACTGGGCGATCATCGTGGAACACATGATCCTAAGGTCAAAGCTGGCCTGTACTTGGTCTTCTGTCGTGAAATCATCGATGCCGTTTGCGAACATGTGCCGGCAGTGAAGCCTCAGTCCGCGTTTTTCGAGGAACTTGGGCCTGCTGGCATGATTGTATTGGCCGAGGTCATTCAATATGCCCGCGAAAAAGGCCTCTTAGTTATTCTCGACGCGAAGCGAAACGATATTGGATCGACCGCAACCGCTTACGCGAAAGGGATGCTGGGGGCTAACAGTCCTTGGCAAGCCGATTGCTTGACGATCAGTCCTTACTTGGGAGACGACAGCCTGACTCCCTTTGTTGATACTGCTACGCAAAACGATGCCGGTCTGTTTTGCCTGGTGAAAACCTCCAATCCTGGCGGCAAGATGCTGCAAGACTTAGTCGTCGACGATCAACCAATTTATCGTCACGTCGGCGCCTACGTAGAAGGATTGGCGAAGCAAACGATCGGCGAATGTGGGCTCGGAGCAGTCGGCGCGGTCGTAGGTGCGACCTATCCAGAACAGTTGGCCGAACTTCGCCAAGCGATGCCGAGCACCTGGTTCCTCGTTCCTGGCTATGGCAGCCAAGGGGGTGGGGCGAAGGATGTCGCAGGAGGGTTTAACGACGCCGGCCTAGGTTCGATCGTAAATAATTCTCGCGGTATCATCTTCGCTTATTCGCGTGAGCCGTTTGCATCGAAGTACGAACCATCGCAGTGGCAACGCGCCGTCGAAGATGCGACGCTCGAGATGATTGCTGATCTGCAAGCCGAGACCACTGCTGGAAAGCTGAAAGCGTAA
- a CDS encoding TVP38/TMEM64 family protein: METAKTQIDAEMRDRLQSPDQIESSPRLKAWGFRAAWVLGIASLLLIAYWQLGEYVSLEYLASQEANLRSFQSDHPYVVYSIVFIIYTLAFAIGIPLGAAMTIIVGWCFDFVPALVLASFGSTAGGALAFLNSRYFLRSRMKSWLSGTLKKFDAELRQNAAFYLFISRLIPQIPFILVNLVMGLSPISLKTFWWVSQLSMLPALIIFVWIGQSLPNLQKVVDEGISSVLSWQLMVGIAAMGVIPLLIRLGLNYYQSLGKSADAETAC, encoded by the coding sequence ATGGAAACCGCCAAAACGCAGATCGACGCTGAAATGCGCGACCGGCTTCAATCGCCGGACCAAATCGAAAGCTCACCTCGCTTGAAGGCCTGGGGCTTTCGGGCCGCGTGGGTCCTTGGAATCGCGTCACTTTTGCTGATCGCGTATTGGCAGCTAGGTGAATATGTCTCGTTGGAATATCTCGCCAGTCAGGAAGCCAATCTGCGCTCGTTTCAGTCAGATCATCCCTACGTGGTCTACAGTATTGTTTTCATCATTTACACCCTGGCATTCGCGATCGGGATTCCACTCGGTGCCGCAATGACAATCATTGTCGGCTGGTGTTTTGATTTCGTGCCGGCTTTGGTACTAGCCAGCTTTGGCTCAACAGCCGGTGGGGCTTTGGCATTCCTAAACAGCCGCTACTTCCTGCGATCCCGGATGAAGTCGTGGCTTAGTGGCACGCTTAAAAAGTTTGATGCGGAACTTCGGCAGAACGCCGCGTTTTACCTTTTCATCTCCCGGTTGATCCCGCAGATTCCCTTTATCCTGGTCAACTTGGTGATGGGATTATCACCGATCAGCCTGAAAACGTTTTGGTGGGTCAGCCAACTCAGCATGCTGCCGGCACTGATTATCTTTGTTTGGATTGGCCAATCGCTGCCTAATTTGCAGAAGGTCGTCGACGAGGGGATCTCGTCCGTTCTTTCCTGGCAGTTGATGGTTGGGATAGCCGCGATGGGTGTGATTCCACTGCTGATTCGCCTGGGACTCAATTATTACCAATCGCTTGGAAAATCTGCCGATGCTGAAACGGCTTGCTAA